In a genomic window of Meleagris gallopavo isolate NT-WF06-2002-E0010 breed Aviagen turkey brand Nicholas breeding stock chromosome 1, Turkey_5.1, whole genome shotgun sequence:
- the LOC104911348 gene encoding WASH complex subunit 4-like, with amino-acid sequence MLVDVFAPEFRSPKNMHLRNFYIIVPPLTLNFVEHSISCKEKLNKKNKSGAAFTDDGFAMGVAYILKLLDQYQEFDSLHWFQSVREKYVKEIRAVAKQQNVQSINQDEKLLQTMNLTHKRLEVCLQEFELLYFSLSSARIFFRADKTAAEENQEKKEREEESVKASNGDLSNSTPADPVVK; translated from the exons ATGCTTGTGGATGTATTTGCTCCTGAATTCCGCAGTCCAAAGAATATGCATTTGAGGAACTTCTACATTATTGTTCCCCCACTG ACCCTCAATTTTGTAGAGCATTCAATCAGTTGCAAGGAGAAATTGaacaagaagaacaaaagtGGGGCAGCCTTCACTGATGATGGGTTTGCAATGG GTGTGGCTTACATTCTGAAGCTGTTGGATCAGTACCAGGAGTTTGATTCGCTGCACTGGTTCCAGTCTGTTCGAGAGAAGTATGTGAAGGAAATAAGAGCAGTAGCTAAGCAACAGAACGTGCAGTCAATTAATCAAGATGAAAAACTGCTACAAACTATGAACCTTACCCACAAGCGACTGGAAGTTTGCTTACAG GAATTTGAACTCCTTTATTTTTCGTTAAGTAGtgcaagaatatttttcagagcagataaaactgcagcagaagaaaaccaggaaaagaaagaaagagaag aaGAATCTGTTAAAGCAAGCAATGGAGATCTTTCCAACTCTACGCCTGCAGATCCTGTTGTGAAATGA